A stretch of Catenulispora sp. GP43 DNA encodes these proteins:
- a CDS encoding YciI family protein has product MKFMVLMYADPAATAAMTAEQRADVFARHEALHADLGETGELLNGAGLVFPKDTTTLRWQPDAGPAAAEGPFAEATEHVTAYYVLECESAERAREIAARVLDFHVVAVEVRPIHDWFGMGEPPATAVEGEA; this is encoded by the coding sequence ATGAAATTCATGGTCCTGATGTACGCCGATCCCGCCGCCACGGCCGCGATGACGGCCGAGCAGCGTGCGGACGTCTTCGCCCGCCACGAAGCGCTGCACGCGGACCTGGGCGAGACCGGCGAGCTGCTGAACGGCGCGGGCCTGGTGTTCCCGAAGGACACCACGACGCTGCGCTGGCAGCCCGACGCCGGGCCGGCAGCCGCCGAGGGGCCGTTCGCGGAGGCGACGGAGCATGTGACGGCGTACTACGTGCTCGAATGCGAGAGCGCGGAGCGGGCGCGGGAGATCGCGGCGCGGGTGCTGGACTTCCATGTGGTGGCGGTCGAGGTGCGGCCGATTCACGACTGGTTCGGGATGGGGGAGCCGCCGGCGACCGCGGTCGAGGGCGAAGCATAG
- a CDS encoding glycosyltransferase family 4 protein: MTILVVTNDYPPRPGGIQQFVQNMVERLPAEQTVVYASSWHGDPARCREFDAKQKHRVIREKTGMLLPTPDRTKRAVAIAKEIGAESVWFGAAAPLGLMAPALRKAGVQRLVATTHGHESGWAKLPGARDLLRKIADQVDCVTYLNEYHRARIAKALTPAAAARMVQLTPGVDVDMFHPNPAGAAEMRASLGLAGRPVVACVSRLVPRKGQDTLIRALPLIRQQVPGAALLIGSGGPYKETLQKLAVSEGVAEHVVFTGSVPWEKLPTLFAVGDVFAMPCRTRRYGLDVEGLGIVYLEASAVGLPVIAGDSGGAPEAVLEGETGYVVPGDSIERTAARCVELLKDPAKAKAMGERGRAWVEEKWQWDSIAEILRRLLDPAAKVAA; encoded by the coding sequence TTGACGATTCTCGTGGTCACCAACGACTACCCGCCCCGGCCCGGCGGGATCCAGCAGTTCGTGCAGAACATGGTCGAGCGGCTCCCCGCCGAGCAGACCGTGGTCTACGCGTCCTCCTGGCACGGGGACCCGGCGCGCTGCCGCGAGTTCGACGCCAAGCAGAAGCACCGCGTGATCCGCGAGAAGACCGGCATGCTGCTCCCGACCCCGGACCGCACCAAGCGGGCCGTGGCGATCGCCAAGGAGATCGGCGCGGAGTCGGTGTGGTTCGGCGCCGCGGCGCCTTTGGGCCTGATGGCCCCGGCACTGCGCAAGGCGGGCGTGCAGCGCCTGGTCGCCACCACCCACGGCCACGAGTCCGGCTGGGCCAAGCTCCCCGGTGCCCGCGACCTGCTGCGCAAGATCGCCGACCAGGTGGACTGCGTCACCTACCTCAACGAGTACCACCGGGCCCGCATCGCCAAGGCCCTGACCCCGGCCGCCGCCGCCCGGATGGTGCAGCTGACGCCGGGCGTGGACGTCGACATGTTCCACCCGAACCCGGCCGGCGCGGCCGAGATGCGCGCCTCCCTGGGCCTGGCCGGCCGCCCGGTGGTGGCGTGCGTCTCCCGCCTGGTGCCCCGCAAGGGCCAGGACACCCTGATCAGGGCCCTGCCGTTGATCCGCCAACAGGTTCCCGGCGCGGCGCTGCTGATCGGCAGCGGCGGGCCGTACAAGGAGACGCTGCAGAAACTGGCCGTTTCTGAGGGCGTGGCCGAGCACGTGGTCTTCACCGGCTCGGTCCCGTGGGAGAAGCTGCCGACACTGTTCGCGGTCGGCGACGTCTTCGCGATGCCCTGCCGCACCCGCCGCTACGGCCTGGACGTGGAGGGCCTGGGCATCGTCTACCTGGAGGCCTCCGCGGTCGGCCTGCCGGTGATCGCCGGCGACAGCGGCGGCGCCCCGGAGGCGGTGCTGGAGGGCGAGACCGGCTACGTGGTCCCCGGCGACTCGATCGAGCGCACAGCGGCCCGCTGCGTGGAACTCCTGAAGGACCCGGCCAAGGCCAAGGCGATGGGCGAGCGCGGCCGGGCCTGGGTCGAGGAGAAGTGGCAGTGGGACTCCATCGCCGAGATCCTGCGCCGCCTGTTGGACCCCGCGGCTAAAGTCGCGGCATGA
- a CDS encoding glycosyltransferase 87 family protein, which produces MRIARRQPVVPWYAATRVVLLLLALNVLPYFNRGAIIGDVSTYRQWISGSFDQGQYPLSDQRWQYPPGAAAPLLLPHWLPGSYYVLFFVMCLIADVAVFWMLLRAAKRADPAQPSPAGPWLWTLGIAAIGPMAYGRYDLVVTAFAVAALTVTPRSKRSTAVARGVLIGFGAFLKLWPAAFLFGAPKRRNGRLLVGVAAATAVVPTLALELFFPGVLSFLTNQKTRGVQLESVFATPFVAGRWFGWSGGVTNTHGAYEFTGPGVPLAGKAALLSTAVGCAILLLIRRRAAVRGGFPFPSSMLADVGFAAVLVFVVTSRVLSPQYLVWLLGVAAVCLTSRQTLMRVPAWLVLAAVSVTQLIFPLFYHTLRGGQIYSGAILIGRNTVLVVAAVLALRALWRATGTALDGVRVPVSGVLFGEDRGHRVRLVQDEGAPLDRELGGGGAEHGPEGVVDGVGGPGRGGADRLVEGD; this is translated from the coding sequence ATGAGGATCGCCCGCCGCCAGCCCGTCGTCCCCTGGTACGCCGCCACCCGCGTCGTGCTGCTCCTGCTGGCCCTGAACGTCCTGCCGTACTTCAACCGCGGCGCGATCATCGGCGACGTCAGCACCTACCGCCAGTGGATCAGCGGGTCGTTCGACCAAGGCCAGTACCCGCTCTCCGACCAGAGGTGGCAGTACCCGCCGGGCGCCGCCGCTCCCCTTCTGCTGCCGCACTGGCTGCCCGGCAGCTACTACGTGCTGTTCTTCGTGATGTGCCTGATCGCCGACGTAGCGGTGTTCTGGATGCTGCTGCGCGCGGCGAAGCGCGCCGACCCGGCCCAGCCCTCGCCGGCCGGGCCCTGGCTGTGGACGCTCGGCATCGCCGCCATCGGGCCGATGGCCTACGGCCGCTACGACCTGGTGGTCACGGCCTTCGCCGTGGCCGCGCTGACCGTGACGCCGCGCTCCAAACGCTCCACGGCCGTGGCGCGCGGCGTCCTGATCGGCTTCGGCGCATTCCTCAAGCTCTGGCCCGCGGCCTTCCTGTTCGGCGCGCCCAAGCGCCGCAACGGCCGGCTGCTGGTCGGCGTCGCGGCGGCCACGGCCGTGGTGCCCACGCTGGCGCTGGAGCTGTTCTTCCCGGGCGTGTTGTCCTTCCTCACCAACCAGAAGACCCGCGGCGTCCAACTGGAGTCGGTGTTCGCCACGCCGTTCGTGGCCGGCAGGTGGTTCGGCTGGTCGGGAGGGGTCACGAACACGCACGGCGCCTACGAGTTCACCGGCCCGGGCGTACCCCTGGCCGGCAAGGCGGCGTTGCTGTCGACCGCCGTCGGCTGCGCGATCCTGTTGCTGATCCGGCGGCGGGCGGCGGTGCGGGGCGGGTTCCCGTTCCCGTCGTCGATGCTGGCGGATGTGGGCTTCGCGGCGGTGCTGGTCTTCGTCGTCACCAGCCGCGTACTCTCGCCGCAGTACCTGGTGTGGCTGCTCGGGGTGGCGGCCGTGTGCCTGACCAGCCGCCAGACGCTGATGCGCGTCCCCGCCTGGCTGGTCCTGGCCGCGGTCTCGGTGACGCAGCTGATCTTCCCGCTCTTCTACCACACGCTGCGCGGCGGCCAGATCTACTCCGGCGCGATCCTGATCGGGCGCAACACGGTGCTGGTGGTCGCGGCGGTGCTGGCGCTGCGGGCGCTGTGGCGCGCGACCGGGACGGCCCTGGACGGCGTGCGGGTCCCGGTCTCAGGAGTGCTTTTTGGCGAGGATCGCGGTCACCGTGTGCGCCTCGTTCAGGACGAAGGCGCGCCACTTGACCGTGAACTCGGCGGTGGTGGTGCCGAGCACGGTCCGGAAGGCGTGGTCGACGGGGTCGGCGGTCCCGGCCGGGGCGGTGCCGACCGCCTTGTAGAAGGCGACTAG
- a CDS encoding cytochrome P450, which translates to MTDLEPLFNPFEPGFSDDPYPAYRRLRDAEPVHSHPFGFWMLTRHDDVSALLRSGNSVDYRNSAEGSTARLQADAMIAAAAPVTGDTVDAYGMSMLDRDPPDHTRLRGLVSKVFTPRSVAALEPFVTELVDAALDRLAEAGGGNGSADLIGTVAFPIPFAVISRMLGIPDTDHERIRVLSGLLVRTLEPIGDPDLLMEINTARLEMQDIVRGLIAYKRERPGEDLLTALIAAEQDGDRLSDEELIAQVVLLYVAGHETTVNLIGNGTLALLNHPDELKKLRETPEAAANAVEELLRYDSPVQLSRRVILEPYEVRGTVIPKGAFVVAGLSSANRDQAYWGPDAEELRLDRPNARNHVAFGGGPHHCLGAALARLEGRVAIERLAARFPGLALAGEPVWNGRINLRGMDALPVTVG; encoded by the coding sequence ATGACCGATCTCGAACCGCTCTTCAACCCGTTTGAGCCGGGGTTCAGCGACGATCCCTACCCGGCCTACCGCCGGCTCCGGGACGCCGAACCGGTGCACTCGCACCCGTTCGGCTTCTGGATGCTGACCCGGCACGACGACGTCTCCGCGCTGCTGCGCTCGGGGAACTCCGTCGACTACCGCAACTCCGCGGAGGGCAGCACGGCGCGGCTGCAGGCCGACGCGATGATCGCGGCGGCGGCCCCGGTGACCGGCGACACCGTCGACGCCTACGGCATGTCGATGCTCGACCGCGACCCGCCGGACCACACCCGGCTGCGCGGCCTGGTGTCGAAGGTCTTCACGCCGCGCTCGGTGGCCGCGCTGGAACCGTTCGTCACCGAGCTCGTGGATGCCGCCCTGGACCGGCTGGCCGAGGCCGGAGGCGGAAACGGGAGCGCCGACCTGATCGGGACCGTGGCCTTCCCGATCCCGTTCGCGGTGATATCCCGGATGCTCGGCATCCCCGACACCGACCACGAGCGGATCAGGGTCCTGAGCGGGCTGCTGGTCCGCACGCTGGAGCCGATCGGCGACCCCGACCTGCTGATGGAGATCAACACCGCGCGCCTGGAGATGCAGGACATCGTCCGCGGCCTGATCGCCTACAAGCGCGAGCGCCCCGGCGAGGACCTGCTGACCGCGCTCATCGCCGCCGAGCAGGACGGCGACCGCCTGTCCGACGAGGAGCTCATCGCGCAGGTGGTGCTGCTGTACGTGGCCGGCCACGAGACCACCGTCAACCTCATCGGCAACGGCACGCTGGCCCTGCTGAACCACCCCGACGAGCTGAAGAAGCTGCGGGAGACGCCGGAGGCGGCCGCCAACGCCGTGGAGGAGCTGCTGCGCTACGACAGCCCGGTGCAGCTGTCGCGGCGGGTCATCCTGGAACCGTACGAGGTCCGCGGCACGGTGATCCCGAAGGGCGCCTTCGTGGTCGCCGGCCTGTCCTCGGCCAACCGCGACCAGGCCTACTGGGGCCCGGACGCCGAGGAGCTGCGGCTGGACCGGCCCAACGCCCGCAACCACGTCGCCTTCGGCGGCGGCCCGCACCACTGCCTGGGCGCGGCGCTGGCCCGGCTGGAGGGCCGGGTCGCGATCGAGCGGCTGGCCGCCCGGTTCCCGGGGCTGGCCCTGGCCGGGGAGCCGGTGTGGAATGGCCGGATCAACCTCCGAGGAATGGACGCGCTGCCGGTGACTGTGGGTTAG
- a CDS encoding TetR/AcrR family transcriptional regulator — translation MSGVKSRREQYSEATRAALLAAAARRFAQHGFAGTALEDVAADIQATRGAVYHHFANKTALFRAVHEQAEAEMLKRVEAAAAVHADDVRAAAEAALNEFLECCCEPEYGRLVWQEAPMALGWSEWRASEEQYAFGLIERTIKALIDAGALPPLPAGTMARAVFQLLGAAGIELALTPEPDKARVKDEYAQVLRYMLGDKA, via the coding sequence ATGTCCGGTGTCAAGAGCAGGCGCGAGCAGTACTCTGAAGCGACTCGCGCGGCCCTGCTGGCGGCCGCCGCGCGCCGCTTCGCCCAGCACGGCTTCGCCGGCACCGCCCTGGAGGACGTCGCCGCCGACATCCAGGCCACCCGCGGCGCGGTGTACCACCACTTCGCGAACAAGACGGCGCTGTTCCGCGCGGTCCACGAACAGGCCGAGGCCGAGATGCTCAAGCGGGTCGAGGCCGCCGCCGCAGTGCACGCCGACGACGTGCGCGCCGCCGCCGAGGCCGCGCTGAACGAGTTCCTGGAGTGCTGCTGCGAGCCGGAGTACGGGCGCCTGGTGTGGCAGGAGGCGCCGATGGCCCTGGGCTGGTCGGAGTGGCGGGCCAGCGAGGAGCAGTACGCCTTCGGCCTGATCGAGCGCACCATCAAGGCCCTGATCGATGCCGGGGCGCTGCCGCCGCTGCCGGCCGGCACCATGGCGCGCGCGGTGTTCCAGCTGCTCGGCGCGGCCGGCATCGAGCTGGCCCTGACCCCGGAGCCGGACAAGGCCCGGGTGAAGGACGAGTACGCCCAAGTCCTGCGGTACATGCTCGGCGACAAGGCCTGA
- a CDS encoding DUF4429 domain-containing protein: MAELIGKNGTWTFDGAVLRVVPGHDKEVSRLRSALGEIAVPLAALAGIAFEAAPEGGKKAKSGAGRIRLRLRSGADPLLQACGGRLSDEADPYQLEVPVERGGVAEYFAEEVRDALSVAQVPTEPADRYLLTPPPVPISANGQDGTGSFDGETVRLEWGWLADGKKRTAGDRAWPLAALEAVEWRPAVGMDWGWIRFRVRGDAGIVSPNPRLDPNCLALWGTKKESGNSAVLAAAIVGRMPHPNAAPEMPATAAATTAAAAAAPDHDALLRRLRELGDLHCDGVLTDEEFAMAKQAVLKLM, encoded by the coding sequence ATGGCCGAGCTCATCGGGAAGAACGGGACCTGGACCTTCGACGGCGCCGTGCTCCGCGTGGTCCCGGGGCACGACAAGGAGGTCTCCCGGCTGCGCTCGGCACTCGGCGAGATCGCGGTGCCGCTGGCGGCCCTGGCCGGGATCGCGTTCGAGGCCGCTCCGGAGGGCGGCAAGAAGGCCAAGAGCGGCGCGGGCCGCATCCGTCTGCGGCTTCGCTCCGGCGCCGACCCCCTTCTGCAGGCCTGCGGCGGCCGGCTCTCCGACGAAGCGGACCCCTATCAGCTGGAAGTACCGGTCGAACGCGGCGGGGTCGCGGAGTACTTCGCCGAGGAAGTGCGTGACGCGCTGAGCGTGGCACAAGTCCCCACCGAGCCGGCCGACCGCTACCTGCTCACCCCGCCGCCGGTGCCGATCTCGGCGAACGGCCAGGACGGGACCGGCTCCTTCGACGGCGAGACCGTCCGCCTGGAGTGGGGCTGGCTGGCCGACGGGAAGAAGCGCACAGCCGGCGACCGCGCCTGGCCGCTGGCGGCGCTGGAGGCCGTGGAATGGCGGCCGGCGGTGGGGATGGACTGGGGCTGGATCCGCTTCCGGGTCCGCGGGGACGCCGGGATCGTCTCGCCGAACCCGCGCCTGGACCCGAACTGTCTGGCCCTGTGGGGGACGAAGAAGGAGAGCGGGAACAGCGCGGTGCTGGCCGCGGCGATCGTGGGACGGATGCCGCACCCGAACGCGGCCCCTGAGATGCCCGCGACGGCGGCGGCGACGACGGCGGCGGCCGCCGCCGCTCCCGACCACGACGCACTGCTGCGCCGGCTGCGGGAGCTGGGCGATCTGCACTGCGACGGGGTGCTCACCGACGAGGAGTTCGCGATGGCGAAGCAGGCTGTGCTGAAGCTGATGTAG
- a CDS encoding protein kinase: MKPLGLPDPRRIGPYRIFAQLGRGGMGRVFLAGAPDGRLVALKLVHVQHLEEPGFRERFRREVAASRRVSGAYTAPVVDADVETEIPWLVTVFVPGPSLRQAIEAAGPLPPDTAARLAAGLATALGEIHAAGLVHRDLKPSNVLLAADGPRVIDFGVARTSDGSTSELTHTGYLVGSPGYMSPEQAESKALTPASDVFSLGAVVYMACTGIEPFMGASTPATLYNVVHAEPDMAAVPERLRHVIAACLAKDPAARPTPEQVLALIGDVPAVTRTWPDAVHALIAEQDEAVVEALRDGGASPDVAVVPLLPEDRTEGRTSATGARPAEPATAFGSRAPEGSTFGRGGTGGRDRRPARRALTAVMAVAALAVGGTAAALVTAGSGGSPTAASPPVSSSAEQIAGPSTPETADTSGSADPAASSETDATSPTPPTAGSRSRTGAPTQAVSKTSTSSGPACFSGQEALDLAKQKNGGTLPSDAKPSGLKCDDGWAAAKLSSASVGDIWAVYEYDGAAWYAVDLGPAICEGVIRGAPADVRKAADC; the protein is encoded by the coding sequence ATGAAGCCACTGGGGTTGCCGGATCCGCGGCGGATCGGACCCTACCGGATCTTCGCCCAGCTCGGGCGGGGCGGTATGGGGCGGGTCTTCCTGGCCGGGGCGCCGGACGGGCGGCTCGTGGCGCTCAAGCTGGTGCACGTGCAGCACCTCGAGGAGCCAGGGTTCCGGGAGCGCTTCCGGCGGGAGGTCGCGGCTTCGCGGCGGGTCTCCGGAGCCTACACCGCGCCGGTGGTGGACGCCGATGTGGAGACCGAGATCCCGTGGCTGGTGACGGTGTTCGTGCCGGGCCCGTCCCTGCGGCAGGCGATCGAGGCCGCCGGGCCGCTGCCGCCGGACACCGCCGCGCGGCTGGCCGCCGGGCTCGCCACGGCGCTCGGCGAGATCCACGCCGCCGGGCTCGTGCACCGCGACCTGAAGCCCTCCAACGTGCTGCTGGCCGCCGACGGGCCGCGGGTCATCGACTTCGGCGTGGCCCGCACCTCCGACGGCAGCACCAGCGAGCTGACACACACCGGCTATCTTGTCGGCTCGCCCGGTTACATGTCGCCGGAGCAGGCCGAGAGCAAGGCCCTGACCCCGGCCAGCGACGTCTTCTCGCTCGGCGCGGTGGTCTACATGGCGTGCACCGGCATCGAGCCGTTCATGGGCGCCTCGACCCCGGCCACGCTCTACAACGTGGTGCACGCCGAGCCGGACATGGCGGCGGTGCCCGAGCGGCTGCGCCACGTCATCGCGGCGTGCCTGGCCAAGGACCCCGCCGCGCGTCCGACGCCGGAGCAGGTGCTGGCGCTGATCGGCGACGTGCCGGCGGTGACCCGCACCTGGCCCGACGCCGTCCACGCGCTGATCGCGGAGCAGGACGAAGCGGTCGTGGAAGCGCTGCGCGACGGCGGCGCCTCGCCGGACGTGGCGGTGGTGCCGCTGCTGCCGGAGGACCGGACGGAGGGCCGGACATCCGCCACCGGCGCACGGCCGGCCGAACCCGCGACGGCGTTCGGTTCCCGTGCCCCGGAAGGCTCGACGTTCGGGCGCGGCGGCACCGGCGGCCGGGACCGCCGTCCCGCGCGCCGGGCCCTCACAGCGGTCATGGCCGTGGCGGCGCTCGCCGTCGGCGGGACGGCGGCGGCTCTGGTGACCGCCGGATCCGGCGGGTCCCCGACCGCCGCGAGTCCGCCGGTGTCCTCCTCCGCGGAGCAGATCGCGGGCCCTTCGACGCCGGAGACGGCGGATACGTCGGGCTCGGCGGATCCCGCAGCCTCGTCCGAGACGGACGCGACGAGCCCCACACCCCCCACGGCCGGCTCCCGCAGTCGAACCGGTGCGCCGACGCAGGCGGTGTCGAAGACGTCGACCTCCTCCGGCCCGGCCTGCTTCAGCGGCCAGGAGGCCCTCGACCTCGCCAAGCAGAAGAACGGCGGAACGCTGCCCTCCGACGCGAAGCCCAGCGGCCTGAAGTGCGACGACGGCTGGGCCGCGGCGAAGCTCAGCTCGGCGAGTGTCGGCGACATCTGGGCTGTCTACGAATATGACGGCGCCGCCTGGTATGCGGTCGACCTCGGACCCGCGATCTGCGAGGGCGTGATCAGAGGGGCGCCCGCGGACGTCCGCAAAGCAGCGGACTGCTGA
- a CDS encoding phosphotransferase family protein: MMRQFATKEQLSGIVAAVFGTDRRVLTANRLPNGSKKGVYRLTLDDATSTIVYIWDPAEDYWSDVQGADRADPADTFSHASGLDLFEAAVRRLDSLDVRCPRLLFADRSRSLYPADIAVVEDVRGGTLEALLERDPDAAREPLAALGQALRRMHDHPAPRFGKVAVVDEDLPVIGGSGAQIILERALADVEEAAERDERMRGGRGALISALHGLASRVTAPPRVGVVHGELGPDHVMLAADGRPVLIDIEGVAYFDIEWEHVFVRMRFGRHYAPLGRDDLDPDRMRLYQLAMHVSLVAGPLRIAGGDHPEAAWFRDLAATHAGIALAMATQSAP; encoded by the coding sequence ATGATGCGGCAGTTCGCAACCAAGGAGCAGTTGTCCGGCATCGTGGCGGCGGTGTTCGGGACCGATCGCCGCGTCCTGACCGCGAACCGGCTGCCCAACGGCAGCAAGAAGGGCGTCTATCGGCTGACGCTCGACGACGCCACGAGCACGATCGTCTACATCTGGGACCCGGCCGAGGACTACTGGAGCGACGTCCAGGGCGCCGACCGCGCCGATCCGGCCGACACTTTCTCCCACGCCTCGGGACTGGACCTGTTCGAAGCCGCGGTGCGCCGGCTGGACTCGCTCGACGTCCGGTGCCCGCGCCTGCTGTTCGCCGACCGCAGCAGAAGCCTGTATCCGGCGGACATCGCAGTGGTCGAAGACGTTCGCGGCGGGACGCTGGAGGCCCTGCTGGAGCGTGATCCCGACGCCGCGCGCGAGCCTTTGGCCGCCCTGGGACAGGCGTTGCGGCGCATGCACGACCATCCGGCCCCGCGGTTCGGGAAGGTCGCCGTCGTCGACGAGGACCTCCCGGTGATCGGCGGATCCGGCGCCCAGATCATCCTCGAGCGGGCGCTCGCGGACGTCGAGGAGGCCGCGGAGCGCGACGAGCGCATGCGGGGCGGCCGCGGTGCCCTGATCTCCGCGCTGCACGGCCTCGCGTCCCGCGTCACCGCGCCGCCGCGGGTCGGCGTGGTGCACGGCGAACTCGGGCCGGACCACGTGATGCTGGCCGCTGACGGCCGGCCGGTGCTGATCGACATCGAGGGCGTGGCCTACTTCGACATCGAGTGGGAGCACGTCTTCGTCCGCATGCGCTTCGGCCGCCACTACGCCCCGCTGGGCCGCGACGACCTCGACCCGGACCGCATGCGCCTGTACCAGCTGGCCATGCACGTCAGCCTGGTCGCCGGACCGCTGCGGATCGCCGGCGGGGACCATCCGGAGGCGGCCTGGTTCCGGGACCTGGCCGCGACCCATGCGGGCATCGCTTTGGCGATGGCTACACAATCAGCCCCCTGA
- a CDS encoding alpha/beta fold hydrolase, with translation MTEMDVELPAPFGRYYDVQGHSLQTYRSGAGEATVVLLPGGGSVGLDMWRVQEGIAQFATVVGYDRGGTGWSSRAVKLPRSLREVADELEELLRAADIAGPRILVGHSLGGLYARYFAARHPEQVAGLVLVEPGHEDFRKYMPKELTDLWDAFDLDAAVPDEIPTEIRDFYRGLFRDAMADFPAEVREPLVANHVHPAWLRVGIQEGSNVKALSEEMRAVADQVPDVPTVVLTAMAVDAFKQAVSAGMPEELVAAETEGKLRLYDELAASFTRGENRRVEGVGHVTLVMRRPEAVVEAVRGLIV, from the coding sequence ATGACTGAGATGGATGTCGAACTGCCCGCGCCGTTCGGCCGGTACTACGACGTGCAGGGCCACAGCCTGCAGACGTACCGCAGCGGAGCGGGGGAGGCGACCGTCGTATTGCTGCCCGGCGGCGGCTCGGTCGGACTGGACATGTGGCGCGTGCAGGAGGGGATCGCGCAGTTCGCGACCGTCGTGGGCTACGACCGCGGCGGGACCGGTTGGAGCAGCCGCGCCGTGAAGCTGCCGCGCAGCCTGCGCGAGGTCGCCGACGAGCTGGAAGAGTTGCTGCGAGCGGCGGATATCGCAGGACCCCGCATCCTCGTCGGTCACTCGCTCGGCGGCCTGTACGCGCGCTACTTCGCGGCCCGCCACCCCGAGCAGGTCGCCGGTCTCGTCCTGGTCGAGCCCGGCCACGAGGACTTCCGCAAGTACATGCCCAAGGAGCTGACCGACCTCTGGGACGCCTTCGACCTGGACGCCGCTGTGCCCGACGAGATCCCGACGGAGATCCGGGACTTCTACCGCGGGCTGTTCCGGGACGCGATGGCCGATTTCCCGGCCGAGGTCCGCGAACCGCTGGTGGCCAACCACGTCCACCCGGCCTGGCTGCGCGTCGGCATCCAGGAGGGCTCGAATGTCAAGGCCCTGAGTGAGGAGATGCGCGCCGTGGCGGACCAGGTCCCGGACGTTCCCACCGTGGTGCTGACCGCGATGGCCGTCGACGCGTTCAAGCAGGCGGTTTCGGCGGGCATGCCGGAGGAGCTGGTGGCCGCCGAGACCGAAGGCAAGCTGCGGCTCTACGACGAGCTGGCCGCGTCCTTCACCCGCGGTGAGAACCGGCGGGTTGAGGGCGTCGGGCACGTGACGCTGGTGATGCGGCGGCCGGAGGCGGTGGTCGAGGCAGTCAGGGGGCTGATTGTGTAG
- a CDS encoding helix-turn-helix domain-containing protein gives MQPVDTLTLLLHPVRLRIAHAMAGGRTRTTAELCEQLADVPKTTVYRHVGLLADGGVLDVVGEQRVHGAVERRYRMRDTRARISSEDAAAMSVEDHRRAFAAAVAALLAAFNGYLDDAGADPAADSVGYRQIPLWLSPAELAEMVEELRDGIVARAGNGPAPDRGLYLLSPIFFPIEKPEGTGSVS, from the coding sequence ATGCAGCCCGTGGACACGCTCACCCTCCTTCTGCACCCCGTCAGACTGCGGATCGCGCACGCCATGGCCGGCGGCCGGACCCGCACCACCGCCGAGTTGTGCGAGCAGTTGGCCGACGTGCCGAAGACGACGGTGTACCGGCACGTGGGCCTGCTCGCCGACGGCGGCGTCCTGGACGTGGTCGGCGAGCAGCGCGTCCACGGCGCGGTCGAACGCCGCTACCGCATGCGCGACACCCGCGCCCGCATCAGTTCCGAGGACGCCGCGGCGATGAGCGTCGAGGACCACCGCCGGGCCTTCGCCGCCGCGGTGGCCGCCCTGCTCGCGGCGTTCAACGGCTACCTCGACGACGCCGGCGCCGACCCCGCCGCCGACTCGGTCGGCTATCGCCAGATCCCGCTGTGGCTCAGCCCCGCCGAACTCGCGGAGATGGTCGAGGAGTTGCGTGACGGCATCGTCGCGCGCGCCGGGAACGGGCCCGCGCCGGATCGCGGCCTGTATCTGCTCAGCCCGATCTTCTTCCCGATCGAGAAGCCCGAGGGCACCGGCTCCGTCAGCTGA